AAGAAGCATAGAACGCAGCAATGCCTTAAAATACAGTCTGGGATTATACAGCGGGGCTTTGGTAGCGATGGATTCGCTGGCCGACTTAGGGATTTCGGTAAAAGTGAAAACCATCGACACGGAATTAAGCCGTGAAAAGGTTCGCGCTATTCTCGCAAGGGAAGACCTGTCAGGGGTAAATGCAATAATTGGTCCTCTGCAGGCTGAAGTCCTTAAAGAAACCGCGGTTTACGCAGCTGCTTCAGGGGTTCCCATTGTTGCTCCATTGAGTGCGCAAAGCGATCTTGAGTTGCCCAATGTGTTTTTCTCTGTCCCCTCAGACAGTATTTTGCGCCAGAAGATGCTGGATTATATGGAATCCATACGGACCGATCAGAATATCATCGTCATTAACGATTCTAAGAACGATTCGACCCGGGTACGCATACAGGAAAAATTTCCTTCAGCGAAAGCACTGAAGGTGTTGGAAGACGAAAAAAATATTTCTGTAGACATCGAAGCCCTGACCAACTTACTCAGTATCGAAAATGAAAACTGGGTACTTTTAGAGACTGATAATTTTAAACTGGTGTCCAGTGTAAGCTCGATTTTAAATTCTGCAATTTCCGATACCACTCAGGTGAGGATGTTCACCACTAATAAAAACCGGGGCTTTGAAAATGATGTGATCTCGGTTTCACATTTATCCAAACTCAATTTTACTTATCCCTCTATAGACCGGGAAGTAGGGAATGATGCCTTTGTGAGGAGGTACAGAAGGCGTTTTGGCGGTGATCCCGATAAATACGCCTTAAGAGGATTTGATCTGACTTTTGACCTGTTACTAAAATTGGCATACAGGCCTAATTTATTTGGTACGGCAGGCCTAATTGGTCTAACGGAATACAGCGGCAATAAGTTCGACTATGTACAGGAATTCACGTCGGGGTACTTTAACAGGGCGACTTATATCATGAAATATGAAAATATGCGGGTAATGCAGATAACTTCAGCTTCAAATGACCTCTAGAGTAAAGTACACCGGTGATCTCAGAACGAATTGCGAGCATCTTGCCTCGGGAAATCAATTTATTACAGATGCCCCTGTGGATAATAATGGACTAGGGCAGGCATTTTCACCTACCGATACCGTGGCAACTGCATTGGCCAGCTGCATGCTTACAGTTATGGGAATTAAGGCCAAAGGATGGGAAGCTGATATGGTTGGAGCTTATGCCGAGGTTACCAAGCACATGGCATCAGACCCAAGACGAATCAGCAAAATAGAGCTTGAAATACACATGCCGGCAGGTTTTTCAGAGAAACATCGCGTGATACTGGAAAATTCGGCAAGAACATGTCCGGTTTTATACAGCATACACCCGGATATCGAAAAAATTATAAACTTCCATTGGAAAAACGATTAACATCCCTGGGAATCATTTTCTTTTTCCTCTGCCTGACACAAGTATATGGCCAGGAAGACGGATCTATACTCTGGGATTCCTCTCACCGACTTAGTTGGACCGACTTTAAATCTCCTCCTCCTGCGAATTCAAGAATAGCCGCAACAACGGCAAGTGGTATTGCATATCAATTCTCTGCATTGGAACAAGCCGGTAAGATGGAAGTTGACTGCAGCATCCAGGCCTATTTCTATCCCGAGGCGTCATGGTATCGTCCCGAGGTAGCCACAGACAATATTCTTAGTCACGAACAACTCCACTTTGATATTTCCGAACTTTATGCCCGAAAGATGCGAACCCGGGTGCAGGGGTATACTTTTTCCTCAAATGTAAAGGCTGAAATGAGAAAGATCTACAGCGAGATACTCAAAGAGCTCAGGGAGTTTCAGTCGCGTTACGATGAAGAGACAAATTATTCAAGGGCAGTTGAAAAGCAGGTAGAATGGAATGTCATGATCGCGAAAGCCCTCAATAAAACTTCGGGTTAAACATCACAGATCTGAATACCTTGATTTAAGGAAGCAATTTTATCGTCCCAACTGGGGATAAATTCCTGAGCGACAAACCCCTTAAATCCGGTCTTAAGAATGGCCTTCATTATGGCCGGGTAATACAATTCCTGAGTTTCATCGATCTCATGCCTCCCTGGATTTCCCCCGGTATGATAATGCCCAATATAGTTGCTGTACTCTTCTATGGTTCGGATCACATCACCTTCCATGATCTGCATATGGTAGATGTCATACAGGAGTTTGAAATGCTCAGACCCAAGGGCGTCACATAAGGCTACTCCCCATTTGGTTCTGTCACACATATAGTCTTTGTGGTCTACTTTGGAATTGAGCAACTCCATGTGCAAAACCACCTTGTGCTTTTCTGCAAGGGGCATAATTTTTTTCAAGCCACTCAGGCAATTTTGCAAGCCTTCTTCGTCACTTATTCCCCTTCTGCTGCCACTGAAACATATGAGGTTTGTATAACCCGCGTTGGCAACCTTTGGGATCATTTCGGAGTAGTTCTTAATAAGTTGTTCGTGAAACTTAGGGTCACACCAGCCATCGGTTAAATTGATCTCGGCTCCCCAGCACATCGAAGCGTGGATATTGTGTTTTTTGAGTAAAGGCCAGTCCTCAGGTCCTACCAAATCAATGGCTTTCACCCCCAAACTACTGAGATTAGAAAGGAATTGGTCTAGGGGAATGGAACCGTAGCACCAATAACACGCACTGTGGTTGATATTGCCTTTAAGTTCTAAGGGATGAATACCAGGACCGTCTTTTCCCCAGATCTTTGGGGCAGCTACTATCCCGGCCGATACCGTAGCAGCCGATGTTAAAAATGACCTCCTTCTCATAATTCACGTATTTTGCTCCTTCTCAAATGTAAAAGAATTAATTTTAAATATGGAATTGAGACCGGAGAAGGAAAAGTTAGTTGCACTGGCGCATTACAAAATGCCCTTTGGTAAATTTAAGGGGCGTTACCTGGTGCAATTACCTGAAAGCTATTTGCTCTGGTTCAGGCAGAATGGCTTTCCGGATGGCAATTTGGGATTTATGATGAAACAGGCCCTGGAAGTCAAGGAAAACGGCTTAGAACCGCTGTTGATCAAGATCCGAAAAGATTTTCCAATGGATTCCCGGTGATTTGCCAAAGCAATTTGTATCTTTGAATCCCGTAACCAAGAAGCGCGAGATGGCAGCTACAAAATACGTTTTCGTTACGGGGGGAGTAACTTCTTCACTGGGCAAAGGAATCATTGCAGCCTCACTGGCTAAACTTCTTCAGGCACGTGGTTATAAGACAACCATTCAAAAATTGGATCCCTATATCAACGTGGATCCCGGCACTTTAAACCCTTACGAACACGGCGAGTGCTATGTTACTGATGATGGCGCTGAAACCGATCTGGACCTGGGACATTACGAGCGATTCCTAAACGTGAAAACTTCTCAGGCCAATAATGTCACTACAGGAAGGATTTATCAAAGTGTAATTGAAAAGGAACGAAAAGGAGAATTCCTGGGAAAAACCGTTCAGGTAATTCCCCATATTACCAATGAGATTAAAGAACGGATTCAGCTCCTGGGTAAAACGGGGGAATACGATATAATAATTACGGAG
This DNA window, taken from Muriicola soli, encodes the following:
- a CDS encoding OsmC family protein; protein product: MTSRVKYTGDLRTNCEHLASGNQFITDAPVDNNGLGQAFSPTDTVATALASCMLTVMGIKAKGWEADMVGAYAEVTKHMASDPRRISKIELEIHMPAGFSEKHRVILENSARTCPVLYSIHPDIEKIINFHWKND
- a CDS encoding DUF922 domain-containing protein; this translates as MEKRLTSLGIIFFFLCLTQVYGQEDGSILWDSSHRLSWTDFKSPPPANSRIAATTASGIAYQFSALEQAGKMEVDCSIQAYFYPEASWYRPEVATDNILSHEQLHFDISELYARKMRTRVQGYTFSSNVKAEMRKIYSEILKELREFQSRYDEETNYSRAVEKQVEWNVMIAKALNKTSG
- a CDS encoding hydroxypyruvate isomerase family protein, with product MRRRSFLTSAATVSAGIVAAPKIWGKDGPGIHPLELKGNINHSACYWCYGSIPLDQFLSNLSSLGVKAIDLVGPEDWPLLKKHNIHASMCWGAEINLTDGWCDPKFHEQLIKNYSEMIPKVANAGYTNLICFSGSRRGISDEEGLQNCLSGLKKIMPLAEKHKVVLHMELLNSKVDHKDYMCDRTKWGVALCDALGSEHFKLLYDIYHMQIMEGDVIRTIEEYSNYIGHYHTGGNPGRHEIDETQELYYPAIMKAILKTGFKGFVAQEFIPSWDDKIASLNQGIQICDV
- a CDS encoding DUF3820 family protein — its product is MELRPEKEKLVALAHYKMPFGKFKGRYLVQLPESYLLWFRQNGFPDGNLGFMMKQALEVKENGLEPLLIKIRKDFPMDSR